TTGGCGTGGCCCGCAAAGTTCTGGAACACACGACACACACGCTGTTAGCAGGAGAGGCAGGTATGTTCCAGCTGTGTTCCGTTACGTTGTCTCTTGGCTCTGGTCTTCACTCTGAAAGCAGGGCTCAGTATAAAACAGTGCATAAAAGCAGACCTAAGTTCAAAGTCCAGCTGTTTTACATAACATCTGTTTAACTTTGGATAAGTTACTTCTAAATCgtactttcttcacttttaatggaggatttttaattttttttattttttgactatggtagttttatcttttttttccatttatttttattattatttagaaatcAGTGTATTAATAAATGAGTAACTACTGGAGGGGAACAAGGGTTCAGCATCGTTTCCCTTCTTGCGGTACGTTTTTATGGGCATGAGACCTGAGAGACATGATGACAGAAGGTGGGAACAGGAGTTTTGCTCCAACAGTGGTACTTCTTTGAACACCTTCCTAGGTATATACTAAAAATCATGCCGTGATCTATAATCAAAAATCACATTTGCTACATCGTTTAATGATGTGAACAACTCCAGGAGGCATCCTTCAGTTTTGCTGGCGTCCAGAATGGAAAGCTACCAGACAAAGCCAGGAGCTGTTACTCCTTTGTGGAATCAGTGGTGCCTTTGTTGGGTGTCTCAGCATTTCTTTACACGCCAGGCACTGCACCCCAGTTAGAGCCACAGAGTCACTGTTGTTCCAGGGTGTCCCTTTCTTTTCGtaaagcagaaggagagagaTCTGGAGGGAAAGGGGAACTGTCCTCACACACATCACCAGGGTGTCAGTAGATGAGCGTCAGGAAGGACGTAGGAAGTGGAGACCTGGAAACCGATGCCCACAGCACTCCTCGCATCTGAGTCCTCCCTGGGCCATCTGTGTTTCCTCCCTGGATTGTTGTGCTCCAGGAGGAAGACAGCTGACCCACAGCACTTCCTgtacatacattttatttaaaagaagacatttaactcatttacatttttgttcCCAATCTCCAGCCACCAAGTTTGCCGAAAGCATGGGCTTTATCAATGAGGATTTATCCACCAACGTTTCTCAGGCTCTTCATTCAGATTGGCTTGCTCGGAATTGCCAACCAAATTACTGGAAGGTATGTatgcatgattttttaaagtaagttattTGAATATACTGAGTGACAGTGCTTCCGCTCTCAGTCATCCACCTGTTGCCTGCAGTGTGAGTTAGCACCCCTGGTTGCTCATTGGAACCAAAGACTGGAGTCAGCTCTGGGCACAGGTGGTCTCGAAAGCTCCCTAGCCGCATCCGATCCACATCCCCGTTGGGGAGCTCCTGGCCCCTGGCAGTGGCTTCAGACTTAAAAGGTTTCTGGGGTAAGGGGCTGCCTCACTGCAGCCACTCTCTGTTTCTTTGTAGCAAAAGGTTCCATGTGTTAAAAACCCAAAGTTTGGAAACCATTCATTTAAGGTATTTATTAACAGTTTATCTATAGGAAGTATATGCTATATTTTGCCCTTATTCACCTTGAAGATTTATACTATTAGGTGTCTGTTACTAGAAAGATAATTTGTCTTTAAATCAGTGAGAAAGCAAAGTGTTAAtcctcggtcgtgtccgactcctagtgaccccatggattgtagcccgccgggctcctcatCCATGCGGTTCTCCAGGTGGAgtggagccattcccttctgtagggcatcttcccaacctagtgattgaacttgggtttcctgcattgcaggtggactgttTACGATCTGAACCACCAGGACGTTAGCCTAAATCGGATATTCTTTCCCAGTAGAGTCCTTCTCTGGAGTACCTTGATCTCTCGTTCACTTCTTCACCAAATCCTAATTGCCTTTGAGTAACCAGGGAGTCTCTTGAAAGGGGCCACTGCTTGACACCAGGTCATGGGAGGCACCCTGTGCACAAATGGATAAGACATGAGTTGTAGGCTTCTTGCTTTAATATTAATCCAGGTCCACAAGCTGAATTTATGAATTTGGATTATTTTCTTGAGCCTCTAAGATTCGTAAAAGAATCTGAGAGTACAACTTAGAATATGCTCACATGAACTTAGCTTTGAAAATTGGAAGGTTTTCAAATAGATTTTGCTTTAAATCTCAGAGTAACTCTTCTTTGGCCAGGGAACAGattctaaaattgaaaaaatcaGGTTGTATATCTGATTTCTttgaatccaaaaaaaaaaagaaaatctaatctTAAAAATCATAtctaatctaaaaaagaaaatctttatttatatttgccaTTGTACTGAGAAATTTTGGCATACACAGAGAAAAAATGGGGATCTTTTCCAGATATTATAGCTGTCTAGCCCATATTGGGTGATTTGGAGATTTGACTAGGTATTTAGCAAAATAACATCCATCTGTTCACATAAGACTTAGCTAACCTTTGGCTTTTAATTCTTACCTTTCAGTTACCAGATGTCCTTTTGGTTTCTTGCTAATGTTTAGTGATTGTACATAACCACTTGCTGATTTCTAAAATCAccctttctaaaaaaataaaacttattattTACAGAATGTTATACCAGATTCTTCAAAATACTGTGGACCCTACAAACCACCTGCTATCTTAAAACGAGATGGTATCACCTACGAAGATACAGCACACAGTTACAGTCATGATACTATTGGTAATTTGTCTTCACTACAGTTTTTATGGTTATagtcagttatttttaattggttccttgtagttttaaatttctttattcttattcaTGAACCAGGTGATTTTGATTAATtgcaaattaaggaaaaaaatacatatacacatatgcatacacacattcttttcatatCATCTGTATACATTTTGGTCAGTTACCTTATACAAAAATCTAATGATCATTTACttgatgatttttaaatctttgtttggTATTTAGTgctttaataattttatgtttaccaTATTCAAATGATCTTTCCAGTCATTTCCGGTAATGTTGGAAGTTTCCATTCGTCTCCAGCAGTGATTCTCTTTGGCATAACTGTTGAAGAGACACTGAAAAGTGAGCAGTCTGAAGTGAGGAAATGGGATGCCTACAAAATGATGCCATGAAACCAGGCCATTAAAACACACAGATTATATACCACTGGTGTAATTTTCAGAATCCCCAAGATACCTGCTGTTTTCTACCTGAAATTAATGGAAGAGGATGTTTATATTGCCAATTGCTcaattatttggttttatttgagGTACACTGTAGAGGTGATACCTACAAcgatacattcttttttaaatttctaggcATGATCGTCATCCATAAGATGGGAAATATTGCTGCTGGTACATCTACAAAtggtataaaattcaaaatacctGGGTTAGTGTTTTAAAAGAACAGATCTCGAATATATGTATTGAGTGTCGGCCAATATGTCCTAGGTGCCTTGGGGGATGAAGAGTGTTAAGAGCAGAGCCCTGCCCTCACAGCTGAGTTTGCTGTGAAAGAAGATACACGAGTGGCTGCTAAGTGCAAAGGAGAAGGGGTCTCAGCCAGGGCTGCAGAGTTCAGGGGTGATCAGACTAGGCTGGGATAGTCGGGGAGGCCAGAGAGAGAGGCCGGGCACTGACCCCGAGCCTGAGCCAGGGAACGGGGACGTCCGGGCCAAGGCCCGAGCTGACCCGAGCCAGTACACGCCCAGGTGCAGGGCTCAGGATGGCCGGAGCAAAACTGCACATCGGTCATGTGCAGGGAAGGAAGACCAGAGCCAGACTTCAAGCGGTCTTCAAAGATTCCTGGGCTTTTATCTGAAAGTAGCAGAAAAGCATGGAAGGTTTATTGTTAACGCAAGGAAGAGCTTGCTGAAATGCTGGCATGTGAGCGGGAAAGCAGGAACAGATTGTAGGTGAGGAAAGGCAGTTGGGACCTGTTGAGACGACGCAGGGTAGAGGTGGTGGGACAGGCGCCGTGACCCTGTGCGGGCCCCCTCCGTGTGACGGGCTGCTGTCTGATCCCCGTGTAAGGAGTGCAGGGTTGTGAAAACCCAGTAGAAAAACTAAGGAAAATCTTGCTTGTCTGTATTCTGATGAAGAATTTACTTGAAGTGATAGTCAGTGACTAAGCAGAAACATCTAAGAGAGTTTTCTGCACTTGCCTTCCTGCCCTGAATGACCATGCTGTGCCCTCCCAAAGCCGAATAGGAGACTCACCAATACCTGGGTCTGGGGCCTACGCCGACGACATGGTGGGGGCGGCCGCAGCCACGGGCGACGGGGACATCCTGATGCGCTTCGTCCCAAGGTGTGTCCTCCTCCATCTGTGACTGCAGAGAGTTGGGTGGCAATGCCATCTGTCAGCATAGAACCTAATCGTCTGTGCCACGTGACCCGAACCTGTGTGTGGCAGAACCTTTTAGAAACCCTGCTTACCAACTCTTCACTCTATCACTTACAGTCATAATCATTCAGATGAAGCGTAATCATTCAAATGAAGCAATCATAGTCCTCTGAAATGGAATAGTACCTCTCACTGTGCTGCACAGTTGAGAATACTTAGGATCTATTTAAATAAAGTGTAAGGCCACTGAGAAAACGTGAAAACTGACAACAAAAGTAGAAAATGGAGTCACTACACACCACTATTGACGGAAAGATAACCCTCACACTTAGGTGTTTTGTTCATGCCTAGTATTCCTCCCCGTTGTCAGTAGCCTTGtttcttatttaaagaaattatactctATACTTTCTGACTTTAGGCTGTTATTACTAAATAACAGTTATTCAGCCAAAGCCAAATACATTACTTCTTATCTGAAATGAGTGGGTGGGTGAgctgaaaagacagaaatggtatcaagattacttctttttctgttgatATTGCCACAGAAGTTAGGGGCCTCTGTTCACCTGTCTGCACTGTATTATATCAAATGTGACAGTTTTGTTGGTTTTACACATAGAAACTCAAGTAATCAAACTGTGgagtttgctttttctgtgatactAAAGTTTTGCCTCTGTTTAAATCAGCTATCAAGCTGTAGAATAtatgagaagaggagaaaatccAACCACAGCATGTGAAAAAGTGATCTCAAGAATCCAGAAGTATTTTCCCAACTTCTTTGGGGCTGTGATATGTGCCAACGTGACCGGAAGTTATGGTGGGTTTGATCTGAAATTCATATTTGTGTGGGCCTGCAAATGTTGATGAGGACAGAGACTTTTAGATGCTGTGAGGAAGTTTAGTCGTCTGCAGCAGAAGCCGGGCCATGCTGAGTAGAGGTTCACTGCTGATGAGTCACGACCCCCAAAGGGTTAAAAATGCACCTGTTGACTGGCAGTGGTTAGGATCCAGTCTTTGGCTTTTAGCTCTTAGCCTTGACATCTGTCCAAAGGAAGGTTTAGCTTCAGCTCAAGTGCATGCTGAGATGAGCTAATCTAGTCAAATGCCTTTATTTGTTAGAAGTAGGTAGGGATAAATGATCTTCCCTGCTTGTTTTCCGTTCATTATTTAAAGGCCTCAGTCATTTAGATCTCAGGGTTCCGAGGTACAAAATGTATTACCAATTAGTAAACTAAAGGCATTAGCAGAATTATTTTTGCACTGTATTTGAGGCATATCGTTTGCTTCATTTACTTTCCATGTGAACCTATCAGTTTCAAAGCACTTCAAGATCAACCACGGCCGCTCCTCATTAGCGAGATTTCAGATGGGGAAGATACACGGCCTACTGATCAATACAACTTATTAGGTTAGACTGCTTATTATTGTGCTTTGATCTCTTACTTCCCACAGTTCAGTATTTGAAAACTTGGTGGAGGAATTCCTTATGCTTTTTTTAAGTACTAAAATGCAAAAGTCAATATAAGTTATGGGGGAAAAGGCTTTATGTCTAAAATAAGTCCATTTCATCGATTCCCTCTTAGGAAATAAACCTTAGAAAGCTCAAAGTTGCATTTAACAGGAtgtaaaaatgataattatataatTGTAGATGAATTTAAAATTGACCAGCTTCTTATGCTGAAAAGTATTAAAAGGATGCCCTCCAGGTGTCTGAGCCGGGGAAGAAGTCACTGTTGTCTGACAGAGACCATCTTGACAAGCTAGCCTCCCCACCCACGGGCATAGAAGAGTAGAAACGAacagggagcctggggaggggaggcttaTGGATGGATACAGGGAATGGCCCAGTGACTAGGAAATGTACCTGAAAATTTTCTTCTGCTAAAAAAGGgtatgaaaactttaaaataatgggAGCAATGACTGCGTATGGATAGGAGCAGAACCTCAGCCCACATTGTGAGGTCTCTTGGGTGGTCAGCGGATGGGCACTAGGGTGGACACGCACACTGCTATGGCCTGCCTGGACGGAAGGTCCACCATGGCCAGTGTCTGGAGCGGTGTCTACTGGTTGTAAATACGTGCATTCTACATTTAACCAAACGGCTTTCTCTCTTCTTGGCCCCAGGTGCTGCTTGCAATAAACTTTCAACATTTACTCAGTTTCATTTCATGGTTTATAATCCTCTGAAAAGTGAGCCAACTGAGGAAAAAGTAGACTGCATCTAATCCATCTTTTCTGTCAGCAtctatatttaaagaagaaacagaagctgaAAAGGCTACTCACTGTCATCGAATAATGTGCCTCATGTATTCTAAACTCTGTAAAATAAgcacaaaaataaagtttatgctgaaacagcattttcactttctatatgtgaaaaaaattttttgtttttacttaagtTTTATATACccctgaaaatgaatatatatgtgtgtattttgtatatgtttaattttaagtgATCTCTGGATTTCTGCTCAGTGTTTCAAGAAATTTCTACTTTGGGGATTTATTTCCATAGTAATATCGTAAAGGCACAAAACGTAATCTGTATTTGGATACTTAAATAGGGAGAGCAGCCAAGATATTTAGACCCAAAGGAAAAGTAATGATGAGTCCCACCATGATATGCTCTAATTGAATTTCAGTACCTTTCCAGTAGTATGTCTCTTAATGACTTATTATCAGTTGTACATAATATGGCCTCCTAGCCTGAAGAGGAAAGAATGCTGTTAATATTAAAGGTGCATTGTGTTTTGCACGTGTTAGAAAATGTGGGCATCTTCTGGGGAGCAGCTCTGTTGGTTCTCTTGTACTTTTTCCTCTAATGGAGCTCTCAACCTGTGAAGGTTTGTTAGCCACAAAAATCTCTAAACTTTTAGCTACAAGCATTTACTACTGATAATTTCATCTGCAAGTTGATTTAGGGAACTTGATGTGTACTGTGGTTATATGACTGTCCTGTGCAGAGGCTAGCAATGAGTCAGTGGCTCTTGTCCGCCCTGTTTCCTGAGCGCTCCGTCAGCAGTCTAGACAGCCCTTCTGaactatgcatgtgtgtgctcgcTATCATTTCTGCCGTCATGACCTTGTACATCAGGAGTCATTAATAAAGCTGTATGTACAATATTGTCCCCACCTTCAGTGTATCTGCTCTTTTACCTACACTTATCTTAATATTTCATGGTCTTTGTAAGTTAGGGCTGGAAAGCTATAGTTTTGAGAATGCTCTCAGGTCACCTGTGCTCAGACCTCACCACGTATCATGACTGGGGTGCCTCCTCACAGACACCCTCCTCTCTGGCCCATCTAGTTGGTCTTCACAAAGAGGTATGTGAAAGCTGGACTCAGCAGCTGCTGGTGGAGGCCTGAAAACCAGTAAGGAAATAATCCTGCAGCCTCACACCCAGAGCAGCAGGGAAAATCTTACTTTTGTGGGTTCCCATGAGGTGTGATGACTTGCTGAAATCTCATACTGGGCCTTGGAACAGGGAGAAAGAAGCCAGATTGAAACTCAGAGTATATTCATTTATATCAAGGTGAAATGCCTGTGTTTCTTGTTTGCTGTCTGTTAATATGTTAGGCAACCATGTaccaccagaaaaataaatttgaaaatcttcACAAGCTGTCACTCCCTAGCAAATTAGTTGGTCCTGATTTACTCTTGTAGAACTCCGACCTGTAGTTGTTAGACATGTATATGTACACTATATGCACATAAAAAGGGGTCTACTTCTAATACCAGCATTCAAATGATTCCTTTTGGTTTCAAAAGGCAAATAATAAGCATAAGacatttttaattgagatatcaTACATAGACTGTAACATACTTTTAAAGCTCataatttttaatagttggaagttctttttcagttcaatcactcagtcgtgtccaactctttgtgaccccatgaactgcagcacgccaggcctccctgtccatcaccaactcccggagttcccccaaacccatgtccatcgagtcagtgatgccatccaaccatctcatcctctgtcgtccccttctcctcctgccctcaatctttccctgcatcagggtcttttcaaatgagtcagctcttcgcagtaggtggccaaagtattgaagtttcagtttcagcatcagtccttccaatgaacacctgggactgatctttaggatggacgggttggatctccttgcagtccaagggactctcaagagtcctctccaacaccacagttcaaaagcagaaattctttttattaaaatgtcattACATCTGATACTTGGTGACTGAATTTGGAGCTGAGGACATAATTGAACTCAGTATCTTAATAGTTTAATTATCTTCATTTGAATAAAAACTGATGACATATCTTAATCAGATGCTAATTATGAAAACAGATTAAGACCtatttatgtcattttattgGTCTTCTTTAAAAAGATTCCTAGACCTTTAAAAGTGCTTCTAAaaagacacttaaaatttttgcttgttttcttgagTATTATgctatttatgtgtatatatttgaccCTTAGGAAGTTAAAAAGATGACAAGGCCCATGAAAATTGCATGTCTACGAATTGCCTGTGCCCCATAGGTGCTATAAGATAAATCTTTTCTTACACAATCCAGGGTCAGCCAGTAAAGAAGTACCGttatttcagtatttgaaaaagcATAGCCACTTGAAGGATAAAATCACTGCCACATTCAACTTGGATATAATGGGGAAAGTTAAAGCTGCCATTATCAACCTATTTGTGTCCGAGTTAAAGGGACAGGAAGTCATCCAGTTCTAATGCCTGGGCAGTGCACTAAAGCATTGGTCAGCTGATTCAAACGTGTGATCTTTCTATGCTGTGCATTAGATGTAGTTGTTCATGTAttctctttaattaaaatttggtTTCTAGAATGTGGATGGCAACATATGATGAGAAATCAGACATTACAGTAGATGTGGAAAAACAAAGTTCCTTTCAATTGCTAGCAATCTGTCTCCATTTCTCTCTAACTTGTGCAAAATCCTTAAACACCATAAATGTCAAAAGACTTCTTTCCATTCCTAAATAAAACCAGTGTCACTCGTCTTGCTCTCTTGTTCCATTTACTGTAATAAAGGctgattaaaaattaaaccagAGTTCAGAATAAAAGCAATGTCAGACAATGATTCTAATGATGCTAAAGCAGTGTTGTATTGGAGACCATTTTACCAGGAAGCCAAACCAACGCCATCAGCAGTATCTGGGAACTAATTAAAAATGCAGGTTCTcagaccccaccccaggcctACGGATTCAGAATCCACATTCTCTCAAGACCTTTACTGACTCatatcaatttaaaatttagCACTGCTGAGCCAGAGGATGCCAAGTTTCCTCCCGGAGGAGTTAGCCTCATGAATCAGAAAGAACACGACACGGGTTTGATAGCCCTAAatgggaaaacaacaacaaaacagattttttttctgccgCCACATTATCTACTGGAGAAATTCCCTGATGAGTCTTTTTCCACATCTGTCAAATTACGTCTATCAGTACATGTGCTGTTCATAAATTATGACGCACCTAccacagtgtctggcatacaaCAGAattggaacatcttttcattccTGGCCCTTGCCCACTCTCTCCAGCAGCACCAATATCCTGTGATTCTATGGATCTCAATTCCTGTCACAGACCTCATTTCCTGCTGCCACCGCCCccaactaaagaaaataaacataaatgatcAAATCCTGCAAAAGTAACATCATATACTAAGAACTAAATAATTATCAGTGGCAGCAAATGGAGTTACTCCAAGCTTTTTTATGCAATATCCCTCATAAATAAACTGGAGTCCTCCTCTACTAGAGTCAGTTAGACTAGAAACAATCAAGCTAacgtttctgtttttcaaattatcAAAATGTTGCTGTTGCTTGGGGGCAAGACGTGAAGATCCTTGGAATGTTGTCTCAAAACAGGGTGATTGTCAACCCAATTACCTATTAAGTGCTTTCCATCTTTCAAAGTAACCCTGAAGAAATCTGTTTTTTCTAAAGAGTTATTAGGGGAGAGAAATGTCTCCCAAGATATCTTTTTAAATGCTGTTCCATTGTATTTTGAAGTGATATGTTTTGTCTTTTACCGAATAGGTTATTATTCAGAAATGCTCACTTATCTTTACACTCTTCATTTTGAATTCAACTACACTGTGACTTTTTGGTAAATCTTTTATGAACAAGGTCTCCAGTGGGTCCTCCTTAATTGGTTAAGGATTATCAGCCGAGAACACTGTCAAAACTCTAgacagtatttcttttaaaaaatcatgcacAAAACTTTTCCTGGGATAAGTTGTCTGGATGCAGATAAAAACAAACCGTGCTCTTGTGCCCACAAATATTATTTGAACCAGGCTTGTCAAAACATGGAAGGCTTTCAAGTGCTCCATTAGCAGTCGTATTCTTGAAcagctttgctttttaaaactgaataatttGTGTTATGATTCTGACAAAACTGGTTGAAAGAAGGAAGGGGATTGGAGGACTTCGCTTGTAAAATATTCTTGTAGCTCTTCTTTCATGGTAGACCAACAGAAGGCATCAAACAAAAGCCCCGTAGGGTTTCCTTCTATCGCCTTCAGATCTagacaattcatttccattcCATTAGCCAGTGAGAAGGAATAAACgaagacacacacagaggccacctcctcctcctcttcccattGGGTTATTGTCGACCCCGGAAGAATCTATGCTTGAGTAAGTATGGGCCCAGTTCAAAATCTTCCCtcaccttcttcctttctttcttactcAAACTTTGTGAACATCTTCCCAATCCTTTCCCTGTTCATATCACAACATACACAAATGTCTCACAGGCTTTCCTGTGTACATCTTTGCACTGCTAAGATGACTATTACCATATTTGCAATTAAATGTATCAATATTTCTAAATACTGTATGCAACTTAAAAGTGGTACTACAGTCAATGTTAGTAAGtttaattctaaattttctatGCTAATATACTTATGCATTAGATGAGCTATTTCACTCACAGCTCTTTTTAAatccctttaaaataaaactgacattCAAAACCAAgattaaactaaaaattaaaatgggcaGTTTTCTGCCTGACATTGTAAGAATGAATTCAGGGAAACAAGCTGATTCTAACATCACTATACATTGAACATCATTAAGAAGATAAAGTTCCTGCCAAGGTGAATCTAATACTACATCAGCAaatttttgattattatttttggtcTACATTCTATTGGGTATAACTTCCATCTGCTATTAGGAGACATATAAAATTTTTACCAGCTTTGAGAAGTTCTTTTGCCTTGGCATAATTGACAATCAAAACTAAACTAAATTTTATTAGTCTTTAAGCTGTATTATACCTTATCTTGACTTTGCAGTGAATTTCAAGATGTCCTGTGCActgtttttagattttagaaAACCCTTCCACTGCCATTTGTATATTCAGGAAGTTCATTCATACCAGCATATCCGGAGTTGAGTTTTCCCAAAACCTGCTTTTACTCGAGCTATGCCCTGTCAGCAGTTAATAGGAAGGGCTTTCCCACACTCTTTGGCATCAGAGAGAACCCTTCTGGGGGCTGGGACTGGAGCCATCCACCCGACACACGGGCTTCCCCAGGGGCCCTTCTCCTCTTCTGAGATTCTGATCTACTT
The DNA window shown above is from Odocoileus virginianus isolate 20LAN1187 ecotype Illinois chromosome 32, Ovbor_1.2, whole genome shotgun sequence and carries:
- the AGA gene encoding N(4)-(beta-N-acetylglucosaminyl)-L-asparaginase, which translates into the protein MVRKPGLFLPLLLLLLGPAPARSIGQLPLILNTWPFRNATVAAWKTLAAGGSALDAVESGCATCEQQQCDGSVGFGGSPDESAETTLDAMIMDGTTMNVGAVGDLRRIKNAIGVARKVLEHTTHTLLAGEAATKFAESMGFINEDLSTNVSQALHSDWLARNCQPNYWKNVIPDSSKYCGPYKPPAILKRDGITYEDTAHSYSHDTIGMIVIHKMGNIAAGTSTNGIKFKIPGRIGDSPIPGSGAYADDMVGAAAATGDGDILMRFVPSYQAVEYMRRGENPTTACEKVISRIQKYFPNFFGAVICANVTGSYGAACNKLSTFTQFHFMVYNPLKSEPTEEKVDCI